The sequence below is a genomic window from Setaria italica strain Yugu1 chromosome IV, Setaria_italica_v2.0, whole genome shotgun sequence.
GAAACAAGGGAATCTAGGAttctaagaaaaaggaaaataccGTTGCTGATGAACTGGAGTCATCTTCCAGAAATGGTGGGAACTTGATTCCAGTTTTTGGTTCAATTGCATCTTCTTTAAAGATAGTACTTGGCACAGGAGGAGAGGCACAACTTACGCACTTTCCTTCTACATAAGGCTGACCCACCGGTCTGCTGATATAACCATCAGTATTTCTTAATGCGATTGCCTCTGCAAGCATTATTGGTGATCTTGTCCATTCAAACAAGGAAATGATCAGTCAACTAGAGATGGATAtacagaagaaacaagaacaaATGATGAAGCtaagaaaaaagaacaaaacagaaaagaaaGTGCATCACAAGTACAAACAAAATGTATGGGAGCATTAGCCTTACATAGTTTCGAGTGGTGGTACAATAGCAGCAGCGCCAGCTAGGGTGAGCAGATTGCAGGCGCCTTGCTTCTCAAAATCATTGCACAGTCGCACAATTGTTGCATTTGCAAGCCTAGCTAaaagtagctgcattgcttgcTCTTCTCTTACTAGAAAGCCGAACTGCAATCTAGTCAAATTTTGCATGTGCGAGCTCACTTGCTTCATACGCAACTGACAGGATCTAGAACCAGACGCTGCTATAGCTGACAGCCAGTGGAAAACCTTAGGATCAGATGGTCTGGAAAGCCAGCAAAAGATAGCTCTGGAAAGCTTGTTGAGGCGATTGAAAGCTCCATGGACCATTACATTTCCAGAAGAACAAATCTTCCGATGATGTCTTAAAGAAGTCCCCATCACAGTACCAGCATGCGAAAACAAACTCAAACCAAGATCATGAGACATTGGAAGCTCTGATGGGAACTTGTATACGTATCCCCTGTCAATATCAAGGTTGGATAGAATTAACTGATTGGGCTTCATTGTGAAATGTCCTTCCAAAACACGGGCTTCTGAATGTAGGAAGTCGAAGGTTGGGAATATGTGACGAGGAAAATTTAGTAATCTGTCAACTGGAATAAAGTAAAAGATGAATCAGATAAAAAGGTCTTTTACAGTAAGAAAGCATAGGCATCTAGCAAGGATATGCATTGATGTCAAATAAAATATTCCACATAATTTGCTGGAAATAAACCCAGAAAGACAATTACTATTCAATCTTGACCTTGCTCTTGCAACTTTCAAGACCAGTCAACGTTTAATATGCtaatatgataaaaaaaaaagttgaaggaCTCCAACTTTAACTCTGCATAGGTGACCGGGAACATAATCTCGCTAGCTAAACAAATTttaacaacaaatatttcagTAAAACTagaacttcttttttttttaaaaaagtccTTTTGTTGACCAAACTAATCACACAAAACCATCACCTGAACACAATGCCTCCAAGAATCAAAACTAAATCAAAATTCTACTTGGACCCGACCATTATGCCAGCCAAGCAATTTTTTTCTCTACGACCAAAATCCGTCTAAGCTAACACCAACCACCCTGCCACCTCACGATTCCAACGACCGACAAACAACTCCGACGACCATCAATCGGGTCTAAAAATAGGCTATTTTCTCGAGGCGGATCAACAAGCCGCTACGAAGACAAACCCGCATTCACATCTCCCCCATCACAAATCCAAGAACACGAAAGAAAGCTCGAACAATTACCGAACCTGTGGGCTCCAAATCGCCCGGAGAGGAGACCGCGGCAAAAGCAGGCGAAGGGCGAGAGGGTGCAGGGAAGACCGCCTACGATCCGCGCTTCCCTTGCGCGATCCCCCGGCGGATGGATTGTCGCGGATTCGGGCGCGGGATTAACCAATACGGCCCAAAATCCGAATCGGGAGGAAATGGGGAGGCGAAAAGGAATTGCTCCGGGGATTTTCCTTTGCCTCCCCAAATCCGATTTGctctcgccggctcgccgcgccCTCGCCTCCCGCAGGGTGAGAGGCGAAGAACGCGTGCTCGTGCTCCGACGTTTgcctttcctcctcctcccctcttccCCTTGCCTAATTGAAGGTGGAAGTGGAATAGGGCTCGCTAGCTTCCCTCCTCTATTTTTTTCACACTGTGGTCACATAAAGTTCGTCGCTTTCTATCCAAGTCCTCCTTTCCGTTCAAGTCCAGATCTAGATCGGAAAAGGTAAAAGTATAGGGGGTCTACGGTGAGAACTCCCGATGGTTCCGGGAAAGGTGCGGGTCCTGGTCGGGGAACCACGGGGATATTCCGCGGGATGATCGGACGGCCACCAGGGATCGATCGAGCGAGTAGgttggccggcggtggccgacTGGCCGTTGATGTGACGTTTCCCGGGGGTTCTCGCGCGCCGACcgcggagaggaggagagaaacgCGGACGTCGGCCGAAGCACGTTTAAAACGGACCTTTTCTTCGAGTGACCACGTCGGCGTGTTCACAGATTTCACCGGTAATTTGATCTGGGTCCTGCTTTGACTTTTGATCGGTAATAGCAACGATCAGTTGCGAGCGGTGAGCCCGACTGAGTAGCCGTgcttcacccccccccccccccccccaaaagaGTGCACTGCCATTCATGATGTGTTCCAGCCCACAGTTCGACTGTTGTATTTTGCTAGTGTGTTTTCCTGGTAGATAGGGAATTTCAGTCCACTTTACTGAAAGTTTTATCCGCAATGTAATATCGAGGGAAAAATTCATTGCTGGAACCAAAGTATACAACATAATAATAATTTTTCACAACTGGAGCAACCAAATACAAAATAATATGATAATAAAACTTTATCAACAAACAATATATACTGTGGGACAATGAGTTTTCACTAGTAGAACATCATAAAATAGGCTACGAATTGCAACCAAGTGCCCTAGGAGGCAACAAGGAGGAGGAACCATGGTGTTTCAGTCTTAGAAGTTTCGTCTGGGTGTAGACGGAATCAATCTTTGTTGCATGTCTCTGGTGGTGGTAGTTCGCTTGCTCTGTTACGTCGTTGAAAATTTGAAATGGTGTTCAAACTTTTCGCTCTCAGTGCTCCCGTGCTCTTTCACATGTTTTCTTGTACCACTGCATTTCTAGGTCAAAGGGGAAGTCTTTGTTGTTTCCTTACCTACCTTCTTCCTCCAATCATTAGCTCAACGCATTCGTAGACGGAAAATTCAGAGGAGACTATATGTTCAAATTGAACAGCTTTTGCAATACGTGTTGCCTCAAACTTCCAGTATACAAATACACCAATTTGAGGTATTCTCGGCAGTATACTAACAATACAatgaaaaaaggaaacaaaatctCTCCCCTTCAAATTCTTGGGAGGAAGAATAACATCACCAAGAAAcccaaaaacaaaagaattcATGGACACATTGTCAGCTATGTACACTTGTGAATCTTGTGATCCCTTCGCCGCTTTGCTCCGTTTTACTCATGCTCTGCTCAGCGTCGGCGGGCTCTCCGGCCTCTTCACCGCGCTGGCGTACCGCAGCGGGCTCTCCGCGTGCACGGCCGACATGACGTGCCTCTTGccctgccggctgccggcctccgcctcctcgtcgtTCGCGGCGGCCTCGTCAtcggcccgcgccggcgccggcgcggcctccgccgcttcggccccgccgccgccgaccgtgTACACGAAGGGCCCCATAGGCACGTCGTCGTCGAGCGCGAGCAGCGGCTCCAGCGCGCCCACGACGTCGCGCATGGAGGGCCGCGCCTTGGGCACGCTCTGCAGGCACTGGTGCGCCACCTTGGCCGCCTtctcggccgcgcgcgccgagTACTGCATCTCCAGGCTCGGGTCCATGACCCGGTGCAGCCGGTCGGCGCGGCGGAGGTAGGGCCGGGCCCAGTCGACGAGGTTCTGctcgcgcccgcggcggcgcttGTCGACGGAGCGGCGGCCCGTGAGGAGCTCCAGGAGcacgacgccgaagctgtacacgtcgctcttcGCCGTGAGGTGGCCCGTCAGGATGTACTCCGGCGCCGCGTACCCGTGGGTGCCCATCACGCGCGTCGTCACGTGTGTCGCGTCCCCCTGCGGGCCCTCCTTCGCCAGCCCGAAATCGGACAGCTTCGCGGTGTAGTCCTGAAGAGTGAAGGTCATCATGACAAAAACTTGCTGTCAGAATTCAGCAACATCTGCGTTCATCTCATCTATAATGTCAAGATCAGCAACAGTTTTATAAGGAGAACTACTGTGCTTTTGTACACTTGACTCCGTCAATGATGTGCAACGCAACAGTGGTTGGGGATGCACACGTCAAGGATGGTTACACTTTGCAACTGCTACAGACTACAGAGCATTAGGTTTCCAAACTAACCAAATTATTGTACTCAAATTAGATTATCCCTAACAGCCGGCACCTAGAATAAAAAGCCGAGGCGTTTTGCTGCGAATTTGTCGGTAGTTGCAGAACAAATCAGATTTGAGCACGAGTGTCACAAATTCTTAACGAAGCGAAGCTTCGACACGGATCGTTGACAACGTGCGCGAGCAATTAGCATGGTTGGCGTGTAGGTAAGAAACATTAACAAAAGGGATCCGGTTCCAACGGTAATAAACAATCTGCAACTTGACAGCGACTAGGCACAGGCACCTAATCATGCAGTTCTTTATCGTCCTAAATGGCTCGTCAGTAAAAAACTAAAGAGGTCAGCTCGTTGATTTTTGCGGCGAATGTGCTGTGCGCTAGCTGTTGATGCtaagaagaaagagaaacttACCGAGTCGAGGAGAATATTCGATGCCTTGAAGTCGCGGTAGATCACCGGCGTCTCCGCCTCGTGCAGGAACGCCAGCCCCTTGGCCGCGCCGACAGCGATCTTGAGCCGCGTCGACCATGGCAGCGATGCGAGGAGATCTGCAATCACATGCATGAACGCAAGATGTTAGTGTCGGCCAATCGATCAGATCAGAGAATCCCACAAATTTTTTGATGATTGATGAAGCACTTACTCTTGAAGAGGTGGTTCTCGAGGCTGCCCCTGGGCATGTACTCGTAGACCAGCATCCTCTGATCGTCCTCGTTGCAGAATCCCACCAGCTTGACCAGATGCGGATGGCTCAGCATCCCGAGGTACACCACCTCCGCCTGCTCAGATCGGATTAGATCCAGAGAGACAAGATTCATCAGCACGCAATTAATTAACGTGATTGAAAGGACGACGAGAGGCTGGTAGTGTTTGGATGGTAGCGACGTCGTACCAGCCACTCGCGGTGTCCCTGGACGCCGCCGCTCTCGAGGTCGAGGTACTTGACGGCGACGTGCTGCGGGTCGAGgcccgggcggaggcgggcgtcgacGAATCCCTTGTAGACGGGGCCGAAGCCGCCCTCGCCGAGGAAGTTGGCGGTGGAGAAGTTCTTGGTGGCCGCCTTGAGCTCGTCCAGCGTGAAGGCGTGCAGCTTGGTGGTCTCCAGCTTCCGCGACAGGTCCTGCAGCGACAGCGACCGCAGGTTCGCCGTGCTCAGCCGCCGCAGCGTCGGCTTCGTCCCCGCCCgcctcccgcccgccggccgggccgccgcctcctccttctgCTCCTGATCcgccccctcctcgccgccgtacCCGAAGCACCGCAGCAGGCGCTTCCTCAGCCCCATGATCAATCAATTCACGTCGTCGCTGCTCTGCACCCTCACCGCTGGCGCTCGCGGCTCTGGGGACTGGCTAGTGGTGGTGTTCAAGAACCGGGTGTCGCTGGTGGGTAGCGGAATGCCGGAATGGCGAGTTGGAGGACACGGGGGGACGGCGCGCGGGTATATAAAGGCAGCAGCTTTGCGGCCTTGTGGGTGCGGCCGGGTGGCTTCGAGGTGGGTGAGGTTGGAGAAGCGTCGCCTTTTTGACCTGGGCTAGGTTTAATCCCTAGCTAATTCGGCAGGTGATCGAATTAGGAGCTAGCGAGTGCTTTGGATCATTGGTGATGCTGCCGGGCCCGGGGGTTCGTTCGTTAGTTAGTGCCGGGCGAAAGCTCGGTGAAGCGTGGTGGTGGTCGCTGATGTGCGCGGCGGCGATCGGACGGCTCGACGCAGCCTCGCGGGAGCGGAGATGGTGACACGCCAACCACTGGGGTCTGGCCGGACGAAAAATGTGGCTCGTTCTTATCGGCAGGGAGTGGTAGGGCAGTTAGCTAGGGTGTTATCTGTTATGTGATGTTTTTCTCTCGATTTTTATATGGTTTTTTGGTAAGAGGTTTTTTATATAGTTGGGTGATGATGGGATCGTACGTGCTGGGCGATCTTGGAGTTGCGTTCCAACTCCCAACACGACCAGCCTGTCGTATCTGCCTGTGTGTGCGTACTTGCAAGACCTGGCCTCGACCGTTTCCTCAATGATTCGTGTCGTTATTGTCgatgattttcttttctttggttGGTTTTTGGTTGTGATGTCATTTTATATTGTTGGATGCCCCGGTTAGTTGAATGATTCGTCTCGAAGGAGCAAGGTGAGCGGTTTCAAATTTAGAAGTATTTCACGTGCTAAGAAATAATATTAGCTCGAAATTAAGTTGTGGAAGTGAACCATCCACcctccttgttttttttttagaatgcTTTCCGCATATATGTGTTATGAAGAAGTGCAAAGATGcacaaaagttttaaaaatcaCACAATCATCATAAGGACATTTTTTCTGTTCACaaattatgaaaaaagaaaaatggacgTGGAGTCCTCCCCTTTTGACTAATGTATTTGATTGAATTTTCAAATCTTTTTTCTACCACAACCGTGTGCAGTGTGACCTCACCGCTAGCGTGCCCATACGAACTCTACATTATAGAACACTATCTCATTTTCAACACAAAATCATTTTTATGAACTCATCCATGACCTGTTAATCACGGATCTATATTGCTCAAAATGTACAATCGCGTGGAAGGTTCACAAGCTACTATATATGCGCCGTCTGGGCCTACTACTACGTATACACGCCGTCTGACCAAAACACGAGTTGTTTTTGCATGTCTTTTTTAGAATAGGTTTCTCTTTCCCACTGTTTTTGTTTAATTAGCAAGTGGCGGCCGGCAAGAGCTTTCCCAAAGGTTAGAAAATAAAGTTGGTCGTGACTAGCTACTTCATAATCCTGTGGATGGGTACAGCAAAGTAGCTAGTGGTTGCAGTTGGTAACCTCTCTCTCTTAataaggggaaaaaagagaggGATAGGAGAAGCCCTAGCTGTTGGAGATTAATTGGAAAAGGAACTTGGTACCCAGAACTTTCATTCATTAGTACTATATGgggtgtttggagggggtcccgtTTTAACCAAATTTTAACCTCTGGCTCCCAGGAGGGCTAaaagaggggtgctaaactttagccctcccaAATCTTTTAGCCCCTctaaggggtgctaaaatggactaaaagaGCTAAAAGTGGTCCAAGATACCATTATTTCCCCTTGCCCCCCTCCCCGCACtcctctctttcctccctcGTGACACCCCCGCGACCCTCTGCCCGGCCCCACCGCCTCCAGCCGGCTCCGCGGCCTTCGCCCGACCCCACCGCATCCGCCCGGCACTGCCGCCTCCGGCTAGTCCTGCGGCCTCCGGCAGCACCGCCGCATcagcccgaccccgccgcccatgccgccaccgcggcctctGCCGGCACTGCCGCATCTGCCCGACCCTACGGCCTCCGCCGggccccgccacctccactCGGCActtcgctgccaccgccgccgccgcgtggatCTGCCTCACTGCGGTCCTCGCTGCTGCCGCGGCTGCGGGGCTCTGGCGCCCACAGctgtcgccaccgccaccacgaaGCCTCTAGAGCTAGATCCGGCCCCCACGGATGAGGCACCGACTGTGCCGTCCTGCGCATCGGAGCCGCCCTAAGTGCGTCGTCGCCCAAGGAGCGGGAGGATGAAGCGGAGGAGCACGATGACCGGGAGGATGAAGCGGAGGagcacgacggcgacgacgcatGCGCGTATTGGACTCGATCGAAGATGATGAGGGGCCCTTGCGGATGGAGAGTTTGCACTGAGTCAAAGGAAAGAGGGGAGAAGGGGTAAAGGATAGGAGAGAAAGTAGGGGTAAATAAGTCTTTTGTCAacacaggtgctaaagtttagtcctccacccaaacaccccaaaggactaaagtttagcactccatttgagtgagctaaactttagcctagggctaaactttagcccctttCTCCTAAACAAGGTCGATATCCACGCCAGCAACAAAGTGGTAAAGAAAGGTCGTTTATTTCACCTTCCAAACAAGAAAAGAGACGAGATTTTCGTGTTGCAAATCGTCCAGTTTAAAAACAACGGTTCCATTTCAGCATGGTGCTTTGTGAATCGTATCCCGTTGTAGAAAGCGCGACGCAAAATCTCCCACCACTATGGGTGTGCCATGGCTTATAAGTTAACATGATCTTATTACGACAACTTTTGCGAAGATCAAAACTTTTCATTTTTAATAGTGGAATGCTTACCAATGAGCGGGGAACGAATAAAGTGGAGCCACGCAGCAGGGTTAATGGACCCCCACACATGGCTTGTGACATTCCTTCACACATACtatatcatatattcatatatatATGTTGCTATTTACCACAAATCTAATGAAGTAACCTCTCTGCCGAAATGTCTCTCTCCTGGGGCTACTCGATCTTTAAGATGCTTTTAATTCACAGCAAAGCCCCCACATATCAAAGCTTCAGGGTCCACCAGGAGACATAGAATATCATGACATGACCACTGTCTGTGCACAACAACAACGACGCCATCGGCACTCACCTGGTTGAGTGGAAaccctttttcttttgtgtgtgtgtgtgtttgcaTCCACATTTCGTGCAGAAGAAAAGCACCTGACTCCCGATCGAGCACACACTGATCGTCCGATGGACGTTAGCGTTTCGATAAGAAAAAAGGACTCGCACTCGCACGTGCTGTCACCAGTGTTTTCAAATCACTCGATTAATCACCCCAATTTATCAATGATTAATCAAGAAATCGGTCCCTAGCCACAAGGGGATTCGATTTGATTATATTACCTAGTCGATCGATCAAGCGAGTTTCGTCGACGATCGACTAATCGTCGATTAGTCACGACTAATCAGACATGTCTAGTCAAACGACTAGCCCTTGAGTGTATAATTTGGGATTCAGCTAAGTAGTAAGCCTAGCTGGTAAGCTCAAATTTAATCAGTCTTTACCTAGCCCGATTTGCCCCGATTTGCATATACCACCATTCGCTCAGCACGAGTGGGAGAGGGAAAATTTCCAGTTTATCCACGGGGTGACGGGAGGGCCAGGCCCCCCCGTTCCGAAGCTTCGGTGGCACGGGAGGCCGGCCGGAGCCGGATCGATCGATCCAGCCCGCGCGCTGGCTCCTCGCGTCCGCCGCGTGCGCAGGCGCGGCACggagcggcggggcgcggcACCTGAGCGCTGTTACGTCACGAGCGCGTGCTGGGGGTCCGGTCCGGGTCGCGTGTCTCGTGTGGGTCTgggtcgctgctgctgctgctgcgcgcgcGCGTCCGCATGTGCTCTTTGAGTCGCTTCTGTGGTCCTCGCCGTTGATCGCACTGGATCGCGTGCGGTTACTGTGACAGCCAATGTTTTCAAATAGTTAAATCGAGCCTCGTCGCTAGGGCAGCGATTAGATGATTAATCGTGGCTAGACACTGATTAATCGCGGTTAGTTTTGGGCTAGTCGTCCGAGTCGACAACTCGGTCTAGAGCAATCTAGGTTGCCATTTTGAGCCAGAGTACATGCATCTGCAAGTTAAAAATTGGGACATGCAATGTCAGTTGCCACTTTAAGGCACAGTACCTATATCCGCAAATGAAAATTTGCGGATAGCGCTAGCACCCCTGCGCTCCACTGTTTAGCAAGGGTGCGAGTCCAAAAGATTCCGCACCCTCCCGAAAACGTACGATGGAGCTGCCCTGACGGGCTCGCGAGATCTGGCGGTTTCCCATCCCGGTCCGGCTCGCGGCGCCACGCACTCGAACGCGATCGATCGATTCTTCTCTGGAGTCAAACGAGGCGCTCGCGGGATCCGGGATTCCGGGTCAAGGGGCGCCTCCTGACTCCTGAGCTGCGTCATCGGGAATTCGGGATCGGCTTGTGCTGTGGGGAGCAGGTGTGCCTGTCCTGTTGGGTCTTCTGACCGACTAGCCGTTCCAGCTGCCCATCGGTCTGGTGGTCCGGGTGGTAAGAAGACGGGCACAAAGACTAGCGGGGCGTTGACTGTGCATTTGCGGCACGTTTTTTATGCTCACTAGCTACTTGCTGATGTTTATACTAGTATACGCTTGTGGTTTGTTGCGCGGTCAACATGCCGTGCAGGGTGAATGGTTGCGCTCGTTCGCTGAGAGGTCCCTCGGCTACTACATTTGGGGGGCCAGTTAGTGTAGGGACAGGATGAAGAGCAAGTGTGCATATCAAAGTGCAAGTGTGCTTAGTATACAGGATATAGTGGCTTGACCTTCACAAATGGCATGAAGCTGGGGCCTAAAGATGCTAATGATAGGTCTAATGAGTAAAgaactaactttttttttttagaaaaaatgtCTCTTTCCTGGCGCTAAGAAGCCTAGCCAGACAGAGAGCAAAGAATTGCTTGGCCAACTTTTCACCGTTTTCCCATTACACATTCAATCCCTTTCATTCCTGCTGCATTTCAAAGCTATTGTGGTTCGGAAACATTCCGAAA
It includes:
- the LOC101759188 gene encoding fatty-acid-binding protein 2, with translation MKPNQLILSNLDIDRGYVYKFPSELPMSHDLGLSLFSHAGTVMGTSLRHHRKICSSGNVMVHGAFNRLNKLSRAIFCWLSRPSDPKVFHWLSAIAASGSRSCQLRMKQVSSHMQNLTRLQFGFLVREEQAMQLLLARLANATIVRLCNDFEKQGACNLLTLAGAAAIVPPLETISPIMLAEAIALRNTDGYISRPVGQPYVEGKCVSCASPPVPSTIFKEDAIEPKTGIKFPPFLEDDSSSSATVLVGVGLKGMRVMRVKNLNLYAFGLYVQPNSIHEKLGPKYASVPTDKLMENPDFYRDLLRENLHMRVRLVVNYNGLSVGAVRDVFEKSLGLRLQKMNPNTDYHCLKTFGSHFTEDIPIPAGTKIDFCQTSDGKLITEIDGRQIGAVQSKDLCKAFFDMYIGDSPISLEAKRNIAQNVAGLIARR
- the LOC101759869 gene encoding serine/threonine-protein kinase RIPK codes for the protein MGLRKRLLRCFGYGGEEGADQEQKEEAAARPAGGRRAGTKPTLRRLSTANLRSLSLQDLSRKLETTKLHAFTLDELKAATKNFSTANFLGEGGFGPVYKGFVDARLRPGLDPQHVAVKYLDLESGGVQGHREWLAEVVYLGMLSHPHLVKLVGFCNEDDQRMLVYEYMPRGSLENHLFKNLLASLPWSTRLKIAVGAAKGLAFLHEAETPVIYRDFKASNILLDSDYTAKLSDFGLAKEGPQGDATHVTTRVMGTHGYAAPEYILTGHLTAKSDVYSFGVVLLELLTGRRSVDKRRRGREQNLVDWARPYLRRADRLHRVMDPSLEMQYSARAAEKAAKVAHQCLQSVPKARPSMRDVVGALEPLLALDDDVPMGPFVYTVGGGGAEAAEAAPAPARADDEAAANDEEAEAGSRQGKRHVMSAVHAESPLRYASAVKRPESPPTLSRA